A stretch of the Mustela lutreola isolate mMusLut2 chromosome 18, mMusLut2.pri, whole genome shotgun sequence genome encodes the following:
- the DLC1 gene encoding rho GTPase-activating protein 7 isoform X2 — MGDPEAHVMARSLRAPLRRSFSDHIRDSTARALDVIWKNTRDRRLAEIEAKEACDWLRATGFPQYAQLYEDLLFPIDISLVKREHDFLDRDAIEALCRRLNTLNKCAVMKLEISPHRKRSEDSDEDEPCAISGKWTFQRDSKRWSRLEEFDVFSSKQDPAPGAPDDTPLKSAASHESMLTDLSERQEVASVLSLSSTGSLPVHAPRAGDTATPRTNSVISVCSSSHLVGHDDSFCSLPSPKELSSFSFGMKGHEKNAKSKTRSLLKRMESLKLKGSHHGKPKAPSKLGLIISGPILQEGMDEEKLKQLNCVEISALNGNHINVPAVRKRSISSSTQTSSSSSQSETSSAVSTPSPVTRTRSLSACSKRVGMYLEGFDPFNQSTFNNVMEQNFRNRESYPEDTVFYIPEDHKPGTFPKALSNGSFSALGNNSSVNWRTGSFHGPGHISLRRENSDSPKELKRRNSSSSVSSRLSIYDNVPGSILYSSSGDLADLENEDIFPELDDILYHVKGMQRIVNQWSEKFSDEGDSDSALDSVSPCPSSPKQIHLDVDHDRATPSDLDSTGNSLNEPEEPSDIPERRDSGVGASLTRSNRHRLRWHSFQSSHRPSLNSVSLQINCQSVAQMNLLQKYSLLKLTALLEKYTPSNKHGFSWAVPKFMKRIKVPDYKDRNVFGVPLTVNVQRTGQPLPQSIQQAMRYLRNHCLEQVGLFRKSGVKSRIQALRQMNESAIDCVSYEGQSAYDVADMLKQYFRDLPEPLMTNKLSETFLQIYQCVPKDQRLQAIKAAIMLLPDENREVLQTLLYFLSDVTAAVKENQMTPTNLAVCLAPSLFHLNTLKRENSSPRVMQRKQSLGKPDQKDLNENLAATQGLAHMIAECKKLFQVPEEMSQCRNSYTEQELKPLTLEALGRLHHDAPADYQHFLQDCVDSLFKEVKEKFKGWVSYSTSEQAELSYKKVSEGPPLRLWRSTIEVPAMPEEILKRLLKEQHLWDVDLLDSRVIEILDSQTEIYQYVQNSMAPHPARDYVVLRTWRTNLPKGACALLLTSVDHDRAPVAGVRVNVLLSRYLIEPCGSGKSKLTYMCRADLRGHMPEWYTKSFGHLCAAEVVKIRDSFSNQNTETKDTKSR, encoded by the exons GCGTCTAAATACTTTAAACAAATGTGCAGTGATGAAGCTGGAAATTAGTCCACATCGGAAGAGA AGCGAGGACTCGGACGAGGACGAGCCTTGTGCAATAAGCGGCAAATGGACTTTCCAGAGGGACAGCAAGAGGTGGTCCCGGCTGGAAGAGTTTGATGTCTTTTCTTCAAAGCAGGACCCAGCCCCCGGGGCCCCCGATGACACCCCCCTGAAGAGCGCGGCGAGCCATGAAAGCATGCTGACGGACCTCAGCGAGCGCCAGGAGGTGGCTTCGGTCCTCAGCCTCAGCAGCACGGGCAGCCTCCCCGTGCATGCGCCACGCGCTGGGGACACAGCAACACCCCGCACGAACTCAGTCATCAGCGTCTGTTCCTCCAGCCACTTAGTGGGCCACGATGACTCCTTCTGCAGCCTGCCCTCTCCCAAGGAACTGTCCAGCTTCAGCTTTGGCATGAAGGGCCACGAGAAGAACGCCAAGTCTAAGACGCGCAGCCTGTTGAAACGCATGGAGAGCCTGAAGCTCAAGGGCTCCCACCACGGCAAGCCCAAGGCGCCTTCTAAGCTGGGACTGATCATCAGCGGGCCCATTCTGCAGGAGGGCATGGACGAGGAGAAGCTGAAGCAGCTGAACTGCGTGGAGATTTCCGCGCTTAACGGCAACCATATCAACGTGCCCGCGGTGCGCAAGCGGAGCATCTCCAGCTCCACgcagaccagcagcagcagcagccagtcGGAGACCAGCAGCGCTGTGAGCACGCCCAGCCCGGTCACCAGGACACGGAGCCTCAGCGCCTGCAGCAAGCGGGTGGGCATGTACTTAGAGGGATTTGATCCGTTCAATCAGTCCACATTCAACAACGTTATGGAACAGAACTTTAGGAACCGCGAGAGCTACCCGGAGGACACAGTGTTCTACATCCCGGAAGATCATAAACCTGGCACTTTCCCCAAAGCCCTCTCCAATGGCAGTTTCTCTGCCTTGGGGAATAACAGCTCCGTGAACTGGAGGACCGGAAGCTTCCACGGCCCCGGCCACATCAGCCTGAGGAGGGAAAACAGCGACAGCCCCAAGGAGCTCAAGAGACGCAATTCCTCCAGCTCCGTGAGCAGCCGCCTGAGCATCTATGACAACGTGCCGGGCTCCATCCTCTATTCCAGTTCGGGCGACCTGGCCGACCTGGAGAACGAGGACATCTTCCCCGAGCTGGATGACATCCTCTACCACGTGAAGGGCATGCAGAGGATAGTCAATCAGTGGTCGGAGAAGTTTTCAGATGAGGGAGACTCAGACTCCGCTCTGGACTCGGTCTCTCCGTGCCCCTCCTCTCCTAAGCAGATACACCTGGATGTGGACCACGACCGAGCCACACCCAGTGACCTGGACAGTACGGGCAACTCACTGAATGAACCCGAAGAGCCCTCGGACATCCCGGAAAGGAGGGATTCTGGGGTTGGGGCCTCCCTGACCAGGTCCAATAG GCACAGGCTCAGGTGGCACAGCTTCCAGAGCTCCCATCGGCCGAGCTTAAACTCCGTGTCTCTGCAGATTAACTGCCAGTCGGTGGCCCAGATGAACCTGCTGCAGAAATACTCGCTCCTAAAGTTAACCGCCCTGCTGGAGAAATACACACCTTCTAATAAGCATGGCTTTAGCTG GGCAGTGCCCAAGTTCATGAAGAGGATCAAGGTTCCCGACTACAAGGACCGGAATGTGTTCGGGGTCCCTCTGACGGTCAATGTGCAGCGCACGGGACAGCCCCTGCCCCAGAGCATCCAGCAGGCCATGCGCTACCTCCGCAACCACTGCTTAGAACAG GTTGGGCTCTTCAGAAAATCTGGTGTCAAATCCCGGATTCAGGCTCTGCGTCAGATGAATGAAAGTGCCATAGACTGTGTCAGCTATGAGGGCCAGTCCGCTTATGATGTGGCAGACATGCTGAAGCAGTATTTTCGAGACCTTCCTGAGCCGCTAATGACGAACAAACTCTCAGAAACCTTTCTGCAGATCTATCAGT GTGTGCCCAAGGACCAGCGCCTCCAGGCCATCAAGGCCGCCATTATGCTCCTGCCTGATGAGAACCGGGAGGTCCTACAGACCCTTCTTTATTTCTTGAGCGATGTCACAGCAGCTGTAAAAGAAAACCAGATGACTCCCACCAACCTGGCTGTGTGCCTAGCGCCCTCCCTTTTCCACCTCAACACTCTGAAGAGAGAGAATTCTTCTCCAAG GGTAATGCAGAGAAAACAAAGTTTGGGCAAACCAGATCAGAAAGATTTGAATGAAAACCTCGCTGCCACTCAGGGTCTGGCCCATATGATTGCTGAGTGCAAGAAGCTTTTCCAG GTTCCTGAGGAAATGAGTCAATGTCGGAATTCCTACACAGAGCAGGAGCTGAAGCCCCTCACTCTGGAAGCTCTGGGACGCCTGCATCACGATGCGCCGGCTGACTACCAGCACTTCCTCCAGGACTGTGTGGACAGCCTGTTTAAAGAGGTCAAGGAGAAGTTTAAAGGCTGGGTCAGCTACTCCACATCTGAGCAGGCCGAGCTGTCCTATAAGAAG GTGAGCGAAGGACCTCCTCTGAGGCTTTGGCGGTCCACCATTGAAGTCCCTGCCATGCCTGAGGAAATCTTAAAGCGCCTACTCAAAGAGCAACACCTCTGGGACGTAGACCTGTTGGATTCCAGAGTGATTGAAATCCTGGACAGCCAAACTGAAATTTACCAGTATGTCCAAAACAGTATGGCGCCCCATCCTGCCCGGGACTACGTTGTTCTGAG AACATGGAGGACCAATTTACCGAAGGGGGCATGTGCCCTTTTACTCACGTCCGTGGATCATGACCGGGCCCCTGTGGCAGGGGTGCGAGTCAATGTACTTCTCTCCAGGTATCTGATCGAACCCTGCGGGTCAGGGAAATCCAAACTCACCTACATGTGCAGAGCTGATTTAAG GGGCCACATGCCAGAGTGGTACACAAAATCTTTTGGACATTTGTGTGCAGCTGAAGTCGTGAAGATCCGAGACTCTTTCAGCAATCAGAACACTGAAACCAAAGACACCAAATCTAGGTGA
- the DLC1 gene encoding rho GTPase-activating protein 7 isoform X4, whose translation MCREKLDIMILTQIEAKEACDWLRATGFPQYAQLYEDLLFPIDISLVKREHDFLDRDAIEALCRRLNTLNKCAVMKLEISPHRKRSEDSDEDEPCAISGKWTFQRDSKRWSRLEEFDVFSSKQDPAPGAPDDTPLKSAASHESMLTDLSERQEVASVLSLSSTGSLPVHAPRAGDTATPRTNSVISVCSSSHLVGHDDSFCSLPSPKELSSFSFGMKGHEKNAKSKTRSLLKRMESLKLKGSHHGKPKAPSKLGLIISGPILQEGMDEEKLKQLNCVEISALNGNHINVPAVRKRSISSSTQTSSSSSQSETSSAVSTPSPVTRTRSLSACSKRVGMYLEGFDPFNQSTFNNVMEQNFRNRESYPEDTVFYIPEDHKPGTFPKALSNGSFSALGNNSSVNWRTGSFHGPGHISLRRENSDSPKELKRRNSSSSVSSRLSIYDNVPGSILYSSSGDLADLENEDIFPELDDILYHVKGMQRIVNQWSEKFSDEGDSDSALDSVSPCPSSPKQIHLDVDHDRATPSDLDSTGNSLNEPEEPSDIPERRDSGVGASLTRSNRHRLRWHSFQSSHRPSLNSVSLQINCQSVAQMNLLQKYSLLKLTALLEKYTPSNKHGFSWAVPKFMKRIKVPDYKDRNVFGVPLTVNVQRTGQPLPQSIQQAMRYLRNHCLEQVGLFRKSGVKSRIQALRQMNESAIDCVSYEGQSAYDVADMLKQYFRDLPEPLMTNKLSETFLQIYQCVPKDQRLQAIKAAIMLLPDENREVLQTLLYFLSDVTAAVKENQMTPTNLAVCLAPSLFHLNTLKRENSSPRVMQRKQSLGKPDQKDLNENLAATQGLAHMIAECKKLFQVPEEMSQCRNSYTEQELKPLTLEALGRLHHDAPADYQHFLQDCVDSLFKEVKEKFKGWVSYSTSEQAELSYKKVSEGPPLRLWRSTIEVPAMPEEILKRLLKEQHLWDVDLLDSRVIEILDSQTEIYQYVQNSMAPHPARDYVVLRTWRTNLPKGACALLLTSVDHDRAPVAGVRVNVLLSRYLIEPCGSGKSKLTYMCRADLRGHMPEWYTKSFGHLCAAEVVKIRDSFSNQNTETKDTKSR comes from the exons GCGTCTAAATACTTTAAACAAATGTGCAGTGATGAAGCTGGAAATTAGTCCACATCGGAAGAGA AGCGAGGACTCGGACGAGGACGAGCCTTGTGCAATAAGCGGCAAATGGACTTTCCAGAGGGACAGCAAGAGGTGGTCCCGGCTGGAAGAGTTTGATGTCTTTTCTTCAAAGCAGGACCCAGCCCCCGGGGCCCCCGATGACACCCCCCTGAAGAGCGCGGCGAGCCATGAAAGCATGCTGACGGACCTCAGCGAGCGCCAGGAGGTGGCTTCGGTCCTCAGCCTCAGCAGCACGGGCAGCCTCCCCGTGCATGCGCCACGCGCTGGGGACACAGCAACACCCCGCACGAACTCAGTCATCAGCGTCTGTTCCTCCAGCCACTTAGTGGGCCACGATGACTCCTTCTGCAGCCTGCCCTCTCCCAAGGAACTGTCCAGCTTCAGCTTTGGCATGAAGGGCCACGAGAAGAACGCCAAGTCTAAGACGCGCAGCCTGTTGAAACGCATGGAGAGCCTGAAGCTCAAGGGCTCCCACCACGGCAAGCCCAAGGCGCCTTCTAAGCTGGGACTGATCATCAGCGGGCCCATTCTGCAGGAGGGCATGGACGAGGAGAAGCTGAAGCAGCTGAACTGCGTGGAGATTTCCGCGCTTAACGGCAACCATATCAACGTGCCCGCGGTGCGCAAGCGGAGCATCTCCAGCTCCACgcagaccagcagcagcagcagccagtcGGAGACCAGCAGCGCTGTGAGCACGCCCAGCCCGGTCACCAGGACACGGAGCCTCAGCGCCTGCAGCAAGCGGGTGGGCATGTACTTAGAGGGATTTGATCCGTTCAATCAGTCCACATTCAACAACGTTATGGAACAGAACTTTAGGAACCGCGAGAGCTACCCGGAGGACACAGTGTTCTACATCCCGGAAGATCATAAACCTGGCACTTTCCCCAAAGCCCTCTCCAATGGCAGTTTCTCTGCCTTGGGGAATAACAGCTCCGTGAACTGGAGGACCGGAAGCTTCCACGGCCCCGGCCACATCAGCCTGAGGAGGGAAAACAGCGACAGCCCCAAGGAGCTCAAGAGACGCAATTCCTCCAGCTCCGTGAGCAGCCGCCTGAGCATCTATGACAACGTGCCGGGCTCCATCCTCTATTCCAGTTCGGGCGACCTGGCCGACCTGGAGAACGAGGACATCTTCCCCGAGCTGGATGACATCCTCTACCACGTGAAGGGCATGCAGAGGATAGTCAATCAGTGGTCGGAGAAGTTTTCAGATGAGGGAGACTCAGACTCCGCTCTGGACTCGGTCTCTCCGTGCCCCTCCTCTCCTAAGCAGATACACCTGGATGTGGACCACGACCGAGCCACACCCAGTGACCTGGACAGTACGGGCAACTCACTGAATGAACCCGAAGAGCCCTCGGACATCCCGGAAAGGAGGGATTCTGGGGTTGGGGCCTCCCTGACCAGGTCCAATAG GCACAGGCTCAGGTGGCACAGCTTCCAGAGCTCCCATCGGCCGAGCTTAAACTCCGTGTCTCTGCAGATTAACTGCCAGTCGGTGGCCCAGATGAACCTGCTGCAGAAATACTCGCTCCTAAAGTTAACCGCCCTGCTGGAGAAATACACACCTTCTAATAAGCATGGCTTTAGCTG GGCAGTGCCCAAGTTCATGAAGAGGATCAAGGTTCCCGACTACAAGGACCGGAATGTGTTCGGGGTCCCTCTGACGGTCAATGTGCAGCGCACGGGACAGCCCCTGCCCCAGAGCATCCAGCAGGCCATGCGCTACCTCCGCAACCACTGCTTAGAACAG GTTGGGCTCTTCAGAAAATCTGGTGTCAAATCCCGGATTCAGGCTCTGCGTCAGATGAATGAAAGTGCCATAGACTGTGTCAGCTATGAGGGCCAGTCCGCTTATGATGTGGCAGACATGCTGAAGCAGTATTTTCGAGACCTTCCTGAGCCGCTAATGACGAACAAACTCTCAGAAACCTTTCTGCAGATCTATCAGT GTGTGCCCAAGGACCAGCGCCTCCAGGCCATCAAGGCCGCCATTATGCTCCTGCCTGATGAGAACCGGGAGGTCCTACAGACCCTTCTTTATTTCTTGAGCGATGTCACAGCAGCTGTAAAAGAAAACCAGATGACTCCCACCAACCTGGCTGTGTGCCTAGCGCCCTCCCTTTTCCACCTCAACACTCTGAAGAGAGAGAATTCTTCTCCAAG GGTAATGCAGAGAAAACAAAGTTTGGGCAAACCAGATCAGAAAGATTTGAATGAAAACCTCGCTGCCACTCAGGGTCTGGCCCATATGATTGCTGAGTGCAAGAAGCTTTTCCAG GTTCCTGAGGAAATGAGTCAATGTCGGAATTCCTACACAGAGCAGGAGCTGAAGCCCCTCACTCTGGAAGCTCTGGGACGCCTGCATCACGATGCGCCGGCTGACTACCAGCACTTCCTCCAGGACTGTGTGGACAGCCTGTTTAAAGAGGTCAAGGAGAAGTTTAAAGGCTGGGTCAGCTACTCCACATCTGAGCAGGCCGAGCTGTCCTATAAGAAG GTGAGCGAAGGACCTCCTCTGAGGCTTTGGCGGTCCACCATTGAAGTCCCTGCCATGCCTGAGGAAATCTTAAAGCGCCTACTCAAAGAGCAACACCTCTGGGACGTAGACCTGTTGGATTCCAGAGTGATTGAAATCCTGGACAGCCAAACTGAAATTTACCAGTATGTCCAAAACAGTATGGCGCCCCATCCTGCCCGGGACTACGTTGTTCTGAG AACATGGAGGACCAATTTACCGAAGGGGGCATGTGCCCTTTTACTCACGTCCGTGGATCATGACCGGGCCCCTGTGGCAGGGGTGCGAGTCAATGTACTTCTCTCCAGGTATCTGATCGAACCCTGCGGGTCAGGGAAATCCAAACTCACCTACATGTGCAGAGCTGATTTAAG GGGCCACATGCCAGAGTGGTACACAAAATCTTTTGGACATTTGTGTGCAGCTGAAGTCGTGAAGATCCGAGACTCTTTCAGCAATCAGAACACTGAAACCAAAGACACCAAATCTAGGTGA